Proteins encoded in a region of the Azospirillum sp. TSH58 genome:
- a CDS encoding flagellar biosynthesis regulator FlaF translates to MKPTPTYANKPTSDNPRDVEAWALAEASRRLIDAGRSPVNEETLRAALQLNQRLWTIFQAAMTEEDCGHPPEVRTNIAALSLLVDRETVARLIDLDVSKLDTLISINRSVASGLTARPDAPAQGQPAPAPQAGARPAMAQPMAPPVSAPDGQPPRQSLRISI, encoded by the coding sequence ATGAAGCCGACACCGACATACGCGAACAAGCCGACCTCCGACAATCCCCGTGATGTCGAGGCCTGGGCTTTGGCGGAGGCGTCGCGGCGCCTGATCGATGCCGGGCGCAGCCCCGTGAACGAAGAGACGCTCCGCGCCGCCCTGCAGTTGAATCAGCGCCTGTGGACGATCTTCCAGGCCGCGATGACCGAAGAGGATTGCGGGCATCCGCCGGAGGTGCGCACCAACATCGCCGCCCTGTCGCTGCTGGTCGATCGCGAGACGGTCGCCCGGCTGATCGACCTGGACGTGTCGAAGCTGGACACGCTCATCAGCATCAACCGGTCGGTGGCCAGCGGCCTGACCGCCCGCCCCGACGCGCCCGCCCAGGGCCAGCCGGCGCCGGCTCCGCAGGCGGGGGCGCGTCCCGCCATGGCCCAGCCGATGGCTCCGCCGGTGTCCGCCCCGGATGGCCAGCCGCCGCGCCAGTCGCTGCGCATCTCGATCTGA
- a CDS encoding glycosyltransferase family 9 protein, whose amino-acid sequence MRILFITSNRLGDAVLSTGLLAHLTERHPDAALTIACGPLPAPLFRSVPGLERLIPMPKRAWARHWVDLWRACVGTRWDLVVDLRNSAVGRLVLAKRRFFHARAPHLHKVEEIGRVLGLSPPPPPRLWIDAAAEAEADRLLPGGAEPFLAIGPTANWTGKEWPADRFAALAARLTGPGGRLSGRRVAVLAAGPERERARPVLEALGERAIDLTGRTDPMAAAACVRRAALYVGNDSGLMHIAAAAGTPTVGLFGPGFPETYGPWGVAARTVISRVPRSELLARQKADPQATGLMDGISIEAVEQAAGELLGPAMPDPVMPEPREVVTNPCKSPETGP is encoded by the coding sequence TTGCGCATCCTGTTCATCACGTCCAACCGTCTCGGCGACGCGGTCCTGTCCACCGGGCTGCTGGCCCATCTGACGGAACGGCATCCGGACGCCGCGCTGACCATCGCCTGCGGGCCGCTGCCGGCGCCGCTGTTCCGCTCCGTGCCGGGGCTGGAGCGGCTGATTCCCATGCCGAAGCGGGCCTGGGCGCGGCATTGGGTCGACCTGTGGCGGGCCTGCGTCGGCACGCGGTGGGATTTGGTGGTGGATCTGCGCAACTCCGCGGTCGGCCGTCTCGTCCTGGCGAAGCGCCGTTTCTTCCACGCCCGTGCCCCCCATCTCCACAAGGTGGAGGAGATCGGGCGGGTGCTGGGCCTGTCGCCGCCCCCGCCCCCCCGTCTGTGGATCGACGCGGCGGCCGAGGCGGAGGCCGACCGGCTGCTGCCCGGCGGGGCGGAGCCGTTCCTGGCCATCGGCCCGACCGCGAACTGGACCGGCAAGGAATGGCCGGCGGACCGCTTCGCCGCGCTTGCGGCGCGGCTGACCGGCCCGGGCGGCCGGCTGTCCGGCCGGCGCGTCGCCGTCCTCGCCGCCGGACCGGAGCGCGAGCGCGCCCGGCCGGTTCTGGAGGCGCTGGGCGAACGGGCCATCGACCTGACCGGGCGGACCGACCCGATGGCCGCGGCGGCCTGCGTGCGCCGGGCGGCGCTCTATGTCGGCAACGATTCCGGGCTGATGCACATCGCCGCCGCCGCCGGCACGCCGACCGTGGGGCTGTTCGGTCCGGGCTTCCCGGAGACCTACGGTCCCTGGGGCGTGGCGGCGCGCACCGTGATCAGCCGGGTTCCGCGGTCCGAACTGCTGGCCCGCCAGAAGGCCGACCCACAGGCCACCGGCCTGATGGACGGCATTTCCATCGAGGCGGTCGAGCAGGCGGCGGGTGAACTGCTCGGACCGGCAATGCCGGATCCTGTAATGCCGGAACCCCGTGAAGTCGTGACAAATCCTTGCAAATCACCGGAAACAGGTCCCTAA
- the lptF gene encoding LPS export ABC transporter permease LptF — MNRLQRYLFRNLLIALLYSTAGLTLTIWLSQSLRLIEMVVEAGAPMRVFLWLLVLTVPTFLGIVLPLALVGAVLFTYNRLATDSELVVMRAAGVGPFALAAPAMLLAFGVTVVVYVLNLWLTPAAHQELVRMEYAVRSDYSQLFLREGVFNEVGDRFSVFVRERDSDANLHNVIIHDGRVPEKPVTIMGERAVMLTGSEGARFVVYNGNRQELDRKTNRLSQLFFERYAVDLKVLSSASAERYPDARERSTDELLHPSPQLASDPKMVRDLLAELHHRLSSPLLALAYTMVALACLLSGEFNRRGQSVRVTTAVLVVMAIQSAVLGLSSLAAKVTVLVPLMYVLPVAALVPAAWILSRNLRRRVPPGGEAAAG, encoded by the coding sequence ATGAACCGACTGCAACGCTATCTCTTCCGCAATCTTCTGATCGCCCTTCTCTATTCCACGGCCGGCCTGACCCTGACGATCTGGCTGAGCCAGTCCTTGCGGCTGATCGAGATGGTGGTGGAAGCCGGGGCTCCGATGCGGGTGTTCCTGTGGCTGCTCGTCCTTACGGTGCCGACCTTCCTCGGCATCGTGCTGCCGCTGGCGCTGGTCGGGGCGGTGCTGTTCACCTACAACCGGCTGGCGACCGACAGCGAGCTGGTGGTGATGCGCGCCGCCGGCGTCGGCCCCTTCGCGCTGGCCGCTCCGGCGATGCTGCTGGCCTTCGGCGTCACGGTGGTCGTCTATGTGCTGAACCTCTGGCTGACGCCCGCCGCCCACCAGGAGCTGGTGCGCATGGAATACGCCGTGCGCAGCGACTACTCGCAGCTGTTCCTGCGCGAGGGCGTGTTCAACGAGGTGGGCGACCGCTTCAGCGTCTTCGTGCGCGAGCGCGACAGCGACGCCAACCTGCACAACGTGATCATCCATGACGGGCGCGTTCCGGAAAAGCCGGTGACCATCATGGGCGAGCGGGCGGTGATGCTGACCGGGTCGGAGGGTGCGCGCTTCGTCGTCTACAACGGCAACCGGCAGGAGCTGGACCGCAAGACCAACCGGCTGTCCCAGCTTTTCTTCGAACGCTACGCGGTCGACCTGAAGGTGCTGAGCAGCGCCAGCGCCGAGCGCTACCCCGACGCCCGCGAGCGCTCCACCGACGAGCTTCTGCACCCGTCCCCCCAGTTGGCGAGCGATCCGAAGATGGTGCGGGACCTGCTGGCCGAGCTGCACCACCGCCTGTCCTCGCCTCTTCTGGCGCTGGCCTACACCATGGTGGCGCTGGCCTGCCTGCTGTCGGGCGAGTTCAACCGGCGCGGCCAGTCGGTGCGCGTGACCACCGCGGTGCTGGTGGTGATGGCCATCCAGTCCGCCGTCCTCGGCCTGTCCAGCCTCGCCGCCAAGGTGACCGTGCTGGTGCCGCTGATGTATGTGCTGCCGGTGGCGGCGCTGGTGCCGGCGGCCTGGATTCTGTCGCGCAACCTGCGGCGGCGCGTGCCGCCCGGCGGCGAAGCGGCGGCGGGCTGA
- a CDS encoding methyl-accepting chemotaxis protein: protein MKALGNLRIGQRLSIGFAAVIAVLVVTVGTGLLLTDNGKTLSRLVADVRMPTALAGQGIVAAVTATNAAMQGYLLTNREDLKQERNVAWDRIDALRQEMDGLSARWSDPQVQATWDAVKPLLDHLRRDQDMAESLGTIGDQMGALNSLNDDAIPRANQVMSLLVGDARSNDASGLIPRQRALLQADTAGMIEGADRLVMVQAVLLTLGLLIAAAAVLLTSRSIVRPLGAMTEAMRRLADGDSATPVPATGRGDEIGQMAKAVLVFKDNMIAARQAAEREHAEQDVRARRARAIEELTGRFDREAAAVLGSVSAAAVQMKATASQLAATAEQTSRQSVTVAGASEQASANVQTVATATEELAASVQEIGRQVASSTAIADEAVHKAERADQAMRSLASASAEIVAVIDLITQVASQTRLLALNATIEAARAGEMGKGFAVVAAEVKALADQTTRATDEIAAKIVSVRSETEGAVASIGDVMGTIGRISEVASTIAAAVEQQQAATREIARNIQQAAVGTHDVTSNIADVNRAASETGSAARNVLEAAGSLSDQADGLRSKVEVFLTAVRTA from the coding sequence ATGAAGGCACTCGGCAATCTGCGGATTGGCCAAAGGCTGTCCATCGGCTTCGCGGCGGTGATCGCGGTGCTGGTGGTGACGGTCGGCACCGGCCTGCTGCTGACCGACAACGGGAAGACGCTCAGCCGTCTGGTGGCCGATGTCCGCATGCCGACGGCGCTGGCCGGGCAGGGCATCGTCGCGGCGGTCACCGCGACCAACGCCGCCATGCAGGGCTATCTGCTGACCAACCGCGAGGATCTGAAGCAGGAGCGCAACGTCGCCTGGGACCGCATCGACGCCCTGCGCCAGGAGATGGACGGCCTGTCCGCCCGCTGGTCCGACCCGCAGGTCCAGGCCACCTGGGACGCGGTGAAGCCGCTGCTCGACCATCTGCGCCGCGACCAGGACATGGCCGAATCGCTGGGCACCATCGGCGACCAGATGGGGGCGCTGAACTCCCTGAACGACGACGCGATCCCGCGCGCCAACCAGGTGATGAGCCTGCTGGTCGGCGACGCCCGCTCCAACGACGCCAGCGGCCTGATCCCGCGCCAGCGCGCCCTGCTGCAGGCCGACACGGCGGGGATGATCGAGGGCGCCGACCGTCTGGTGATGGTGCAGGCGGTTCTGCTGACCCTGGGGCTGCTGATCGCGGCGGCGGCGGTCCTGCTGACCTCGCGTTCCATCGTGCGGCCGCTCGGCGCCATGACGGAGGCGATGCGGCGGCTGGCCGACGGCGACTCCGCGACCCCTGTGCCGGCCACCGGGCGGGGTGACGAGATCGGGCAGATGGCCAAGGCCGTGCTGGTCTTCAAGGACAACATGATCGCCGCGCGGCAGGCCGCCGAGCGCGAGCACGCGGAACAGGACGTCCGCGCCCGCCGCGCCCGCGCCATCGAGGAACTGACCGGCCGCTTCGACCGCGAGGCGGCGGCCGTGCTCGGCTCGGTCTCCGCCGCCGCGGTGCAGATGAAGGCGACGGCCAGCCAGCTCGCCGCGACGGCGGAGCAGACCTCCCGCCAGTCGGTGACCGTGGCCGGCGCGTCGGAGCAGGCCAGCGCCAACGTGCAGACCGTCGCCACCGCGACGGAGGAGCTGGCCGCTTCGGTCCAGGAGATCGGCCGGCAGGTCGCCAGCAGCACCGCCATCGCCGACGAGGCGGTGCACAAGGCCGAGCGCGCCGATCAGGCGATGCGCAGCCTCGCCAGCGCCTCGGCGGAGATCGTCGCGGTGATCGACCTGATCACCCAGGTGGCCTCCCAGACCCGGCTGCTGGCGCTGAACGCCACCATCGAGGCGGCGCGGGCCGGCGAGATGGGCAAGGGCTTCGCCGTCGTGGCGGCGGAGGTGAAGGCGCTGGCCGACCAGACCACCCGCGCCACCGACGAGATCGCCGCGAAGATCGTCTCCGTCCGCAGCGAGACCGAGGGGGCGGTGGCCTCGATCGGCGACGTGATGGGCACCATCGGGCGAATCAGCGAGGTCGCCTCGACCATCGCCGCGGCGGTGGAGCAGCAGCAGGCGGCGACGCGGGAGATCGCCCGCAACATCCAGCAGGCCGCCGTCGGCACGCACGACGTGACGTCCAACATCGCCGACGTGAACCGGGCGGCCAGCGAGACCGGCAGCGCCGCCCGCAACGTGCTGGAGGCCGCGGGATCGCTGTCCGACCAGGCGGACGGGCTGCGCAGCAAGGTGGAGGTGTTCCTGACCGCGGTGCGCACGGCCTGA
- a CDS encoding ABC transporter ATP-binding protein, with translation MAALLEVEGLSKRFRGLKAVSNVSFAVPEGRIVALIGPNGAGKTTTFNLIAGVFPPDEGRVHLKGAAITGLKPNRICSAGIGRTFQIVKPFGQLSVEENVVVGALARERSVAAARDHARKVLDRLGLADQANRPARSLTLPDRKRLEVARALATRPILLLLDEVLAGLRPTEVDRMVEVLRDLNRREGMTILMIEHVMRAVMALSDQVVVLDHGEKIADGLPAEVVANPKVIESYLGAEDI, from the coding sequence ATGGCGGCGCTTCTGGAGGTCGAGGGCCTGTCCAAGCGCTTCCGCGGGCTGAAGGCCGTCTCCAACGTCAGCTTCGCCGTGCCGGAGGGGCGGATCGTCGCGCTGATCGGCCCGAACGGCGCCGGCAAGACGACCACCTTCAATCTGATCGCCGGGGTCTTCCCGCCCGACGAGGGGCGGGTGCATCTGAAGGGCGCGGCGATCACCGGGTTGAAGCCCAACCGCATCTGCTCCGCCGGCATCGGCCGGACGTTCCAGATCGTCAAGCCGTTCGGGCAGCTGTCGGTCGAGGAGAACGTGGTCGTCGGCGCGCTGGCCCGCGAACGGTCGGTGGCCGCGGCGCGCGACCACGCTCGGAAAGTCCTGGACCGCCTGGGGCTGGCCGATCAGGCCAACCGCCCGGCGCGCAGCCTGACCCTGCCGGACCGCAAGCGGCTGGAGGTCGCCCGCGCGCTCGCCACCCGCCCGATCCTGCTGCTGCTCGACGAGGTGCTGGCCGGCCTGCGCCCGACCGAGGTCGACCGCATGGTCGAGGTGCTGCGCGACCTGAACCGGCGCGAGGGCATGACGATCCTGATGATCGAGCATGTGATGCGCGCGGTGATGGCCCTGTCCGACCAGGTGGTCGTGCTGGACCATGGCGAGAAGATCGCCGACGGCCTGCCGGCGGAGGTCGTGGCGAACCCCAAGGTGATCGAATCCTACCTGGGCGCCGAGGATATCTGA
- a CDS encoding branched-chain amino acid ABC transporter permease, producing MTGRGIVLLALCGALLLAAPMFADRYVLSVLTTVLWFAYVGQAWNVMMGFSGLLSLGHALYVGLGAYASAALFVHFGIGPWAGMWVAMLAATAAGCFIGFLGFRFGVRGVHFALLTIAFAEVARIGFDHLLWFGGSGGFFIPVAGDAGNDLLNLRGSPELFYYVILALVLAALALSRVLLHSRLGYQWLAVREEPEAAEAVGVDLFRARIAAVAVSSALTALGGVFQAFYFNNLFPEQVFSMGRSIEIILPAIVGGIGTLIGPILGAFILTPLGELLTFLIEVTGFDLPGLKQLFYGVALVVIVVYRPDGVWPWLAARLGLVRRPGEDA from the coding sequence GTGACGGGGCGCGGGATCGTCCTTCTGGCGCTGTGCGGCGCGCTGCTGCTCGCCGCGCCGATGTTCGCCGACCGTTACGTTTTGTCGGTGCTGACCACCGTGCTGTGGTTCGCCTATGTCGGGCAGGCGTGGAACGTGATGATGGGCTTCTCCGGCCTGCTGTCGCTGGGCCATGCGCTCTATGTCGGGTTGGGGGCCTACGCCAGCGCGGCGCTGTTCGTGCATTTCGGGATCGGCCCCTGGGCGGGGATGTGGGTGGCGATGCTGGCGGCGACGGCGGCGGGCTGCTTCATCGGCTTCCTGGGCTTCCGCTTCGGGGTGCGCGGCGTGCATTTCGCGCTGCTGACCATCGCCTTCGCCGAGGTGGCGCGCATCGGCTTCGACCATCTGCTCTGGTTCGGCGGCTCGGGCGGCTTCTTCATCCCGGTGGCGGGCGACGCCGGCAACGACCTGCTGAACCTGCGCGGCTCGCCGGAGCTGTTCTACTACGTGATTCTGGCGCTGGTGCTGGCCGCGCTGGCCCTGTCGCGGGTGCTGTTGCACAGCCGCCTCGGCTACCAGTGGCTGGCCGTTCGCGAGGAGCCGGAGGCGGCGGAGGCGGTGGGCGTCGACCTGTTCCGCGCGCGCATCGCCGCGGTCGCCGTGTCCTCCGCCCTGACGGCGCTGGGCGGGGTGTTCCAGGCCTTCTACTTCAACAACCTGTTCCCCGAGCAGGTCTTCTCCATGGGCCGCTCCATCGAGATCATCCTGCCGGCCATCGTCGGCGGCATCGGCACGCTGATCGGGCCGATCCTCGGCGCCTTCATCCTGACCCCGCTGGGCGAGCTGCTGACCTTCCTGATCGAGGTGACCGGCTTCGACCTGCCGGGCCTGAAGCAGCTGTTCTACGGGGTGGCTCTGGTGGTGATCGTCGTCTACCGCCCGGACGGGGTGTGGCCGTGGCTGGCCGCCCGGCTGGGCCTCGTCCGCCGTCCCGGGGAGGACGCGTGA
- a CDS encoding branched-chain amino acid ABC transporter permease: MPFDYYLNIAASGLLTGLVYGLAALGLSVIFGVVRVVNFAHGEMMVAGMYGAVLLASLLGLDPILAAPVVAAVLFAFGWVLQRGLVNRFVERPEHMQFILLLGIATIILNAMLMLFGPDSRNVMVPYSFDTVEIGPLLLDAVRLRAGAGAIVVTVALFAFFRFSRTGKAIRACADNPLGARVVGLNIDGLYALTFGIGAGVVGIAGALMTLLVDSRPQLAPEYTLLSFIIVIVGGLGSLPGALLGGMLIGFSEAMAGFLLDPSLKSLFSYGVLIVVLLLRPQGLLGKRS; encoded by the coding sequence ATGCCGTTTGACTATTACCTGAACATCGCCGCGTCGGGCCTGCTGACCGGACTGGTCTACGGGCTGGCGGCGCTCGGCCTGTCGGTCATCTTCGGCGTCGTGCGCGTGGTCAACTTCGCGCACGGCGAGATGATGGTCGCCGGCATGTACGGCGCCGTGCTGCTGGCGAGCCTGCTCGGGCTCGACCCGATCCTGGCGGCGCCCGTCGTCGCGGCGGTGCTGTTCGCCTTCGGCTGGGTGCTGCAGCGCGGGCTGGTCAACCGCTTCGTGGAGCGGCCCGAGCACATGCAGTTCATCCTGCTGCTGGGCATCGCGACGATCATCCTGAACGCCATGCTGATGCTGTTCGGGCCGGATTCGCGCAACGTCATGGTGCCCTACAGCTTCGACACGGTGGAGATCGGGCCGCTGCTGCTCGACGCGGTGCGGCTGCGCGCCGGGGCCGGGGCGATCGTGGTGACGGTGGCGCTGTTCGCCTTCTTCCGCTTCAGCCGCACCGGCAAGGCCATCCGCGCCTGCGCCGACAACCCGCTGGGCGCCCGCGTCGTCGGGCTGAACATCGACGGGCTCTACGCGCTGACCTTCGGCATCGGCGCCGGGGTGGTGGGGATCGCCGGCGCGCTGATGACGCTGCTGGTCGACTCCCGTCCCCAACTGGCGCCGGAATACACGCTGCTGAGCTTCATCATCGTCATCGTCGGCGGGCTGGGCAGTCTGCCGGGCGCCTTGCTGGGCGGCATGCTGATCGGCTTTTCGGAGGCGATGGCCGGCTTCCTGCTGGACCCCTCGCTCAAATCCCTCTTCAGCTATGGTGTGCTGATCGTGGTGTTGCTGCTGCGCCCGCAGGGCCTGCTGGGGAAACGGTCGTGA
- a CDS encoding L,D-transpeptidase, translated as MQRTATFLWHLVPTATLAIALALVSPDGLRAQDTATTTGAATGVATESMPPPRIVISLTERRLHLLEEGRPPRSFPVAIGRPGVAIPLGDSRVLRKRRNPTWHPTANQRRENPALPVSVPPGPANPLGKFALDLGWTAIAIHGTNEPDSVGRRASGGCFRMLPADIAALFEAVPVGTPVRVVSGPAAVPPAQPAIAVAATVAAAAVPPAKAVPPPLPILPDPRCATASAPLRRMICTEPDLAALDGRARGLHQRHLAALPAERRDAAAYALLQEERRFDDRITARCWVRRGMEEDPAVAAAARACLGDALTARLEEAKRR; from the coding sequence ATGCAGCGCACCGCGACATTCTTGTGGCATCTCGTTCCGACCGCAACCCTGGCGATTGCGCTCGCGCTCGTTTCGCCCGACGGCCTCCGCGCGCAGGACACGGCCACCACCACCGGAGCCGCCACCGGGGTCGCCACCGAGTCCATGCCGCCGCCGCGAATCGTCATCAGCCTGACGGAGCGCCGGCTTCACCTGCTGGAGGAGGGCCGTCCGCCGCGCTCCTTCCCGGTCGCCATCGGGCGGCCCGGCGTGGCGATTCCGCTGGGGGACAGCCGGGTCCTGCGCAAGCGGCGCAACCCGACCTGGCACCCGACCGCCAACCAGCGCCGGGAAAACCCGGCATTGCCGGTGTCGGTGCCGCCGGGGCCGGCGAATCCGCTGGGCAAGTTCGCGCTCGACCTCGGCTGGACGGCCATCGCCATCCATGGCACCAACGAGCCGGACTCGGTGGGCCGCCGGGCCAGCGGCGGCTGCTTCCGCATGCTGCCCGCCGACATCGCCGCCCTGTTCGAGGCGGTTCCGGTCGGGACGCCCGTCCGAGTCGTCTCCGGCCCGGCCGCCGTTCCGCCGGCGCAACCCGCCATTGCGGTTGCCGCCACGGTTGCTGCCGCGGCGGTGCCGCCCGCCAAGGCCGTGCCGCCGCCGCTTCCCATCCTGCCCGATCCGCGCTGCGCGACAGCTAGCGCACCGCTGCGCCGGATGATCTGCACGGAGCCGGACCTGGCGGCGCTGGACGGGCGGGCCCGCGGGCTGCACCAGCGTCATCTCGCCGCCCTGCCGGCGGAGCGCCGCGACGCCGCGGCCTACGCGTTGCTTCAGGAGGAACGCCGCTTCGACGACCGCATCACCGCCCGCTGCTGGGTCCGCCGCGGCATGGAGGAGGATCCGGCGGTCGCCGCCGCCGCGCGGGCCTGCCTGGGCGACGCCCTGACCGCGCGGCTGGAGGAGGCGAAGCGCCGCTGA
- a CDS encoding tetratricopeptide repeat protein produces the protein MDTIEQTLAVATEHHRAGRTTEAESLYREVLAASPGHPDALHLLGVIGLQSGRPAEAVDLIGRAVAGDPTSPLLHANLGHALHATGQAHDAALSFARALTLLTNEGEGWGNVSALAGLIRRYDDETRRAAASEVDAGYAMGDVMRRHSLLFLLDGDVAHYEALTNAVLEDPMRFTVPSIHYAFWGMAMQLFQGAARHGDTGAFQSGTLTDYYRLMVDETALRYHLRRRMKRATPRGEVKRVALITNQMLGAGHQPTADAFDFARRLQDEFGREVVILNPNAMAITGENGFVPEYSYNITEEYDGEQVIAAFGARVRMMSFPQKRFDEEKVNAIVDYLDGFDPDVIVAFGGSNVVADLFSGARPVICVPTSSGLPLSMARLVLGYGEADTTQGWPADMAERFRPFSFGWTLPPTGPERRRADFGIPDAGPDGGPLFLVVGNRLDQEAGPDFLALADSLLDRLPEARIAVAGGVESLPQRLAALRNAGRIHTLGDVDDVRALHRLATAYLNPRRQGGGGSAAFALADGVPVVTVAAGDVATVAGPAFTVADDAAFLDRAAALASDPAFRDRQSAEARARFAAAGDRRASVEKLLAYALEAQTA, from the coding sequence ATGGACACCATCGAACAGACGCTGGCCGTTGCGACCGAACACCACCGCGCCGGCCGCACCACGGAGGCGGAAAGCCTGTACCGGGAGGTGCTGGCGGCGTCGCCCGGCCATCCGGACGCGCTCCATCTGCTTGGCGTCATCGGGCTGCAGAGCGGGCGGCCGGCGGAGGCCGTGGACCTGATCGGACGGGCGGTGGCCGGTGACCCGACCTCGCCCCTGCTGCACGCCAACCTGGGGCACGCCCTGCACGCCACCGGCCAGGCCCACGACGCGGCGCTGAGCTTCGCCCGCGCCCTGACCCTGCTGACCAACGAGGGCGAAGGCTGGGGCAACGTCAGCGCGCTGGCCGGGCTGATCCGCCGCTACGACGACGAGACCCGCCGCGCCGCGGCCAGCGAGGTCGATGCGGGATACGCCATGGGCGACGTGATGCGGCGCCATTCGCTGCTGTTCCTGCTCGACGGCGACGTCGCCCATTACGAGGCGCTGACGAACGCCGTGCTGGAAGACCCGATGCGCTTCACCGTGCCGTCGATCCATTACGCCTTCTGGGGCATGGCGATGCAGCTCTTCCAGGGGGCGGCGCGGCACGGCGACACCGGCGCGTTCCAATCCGGGACTCTCACCGACTATTACCGCCTGATGGTGGACGAGACGGCGCTGCGCTACCACCTGCGCCGCCGCATGAAGCGGGCCACGCCGCGGGGCGAGGTCAAGCGGGTCGCCCTGATCACCAACCAGATGCTCGGCGCCGGCCACCAGCCCACGGCGGACGCCTTCGACTTCGCCCGCCGCCTGCAGGACGAGTTCGGGCGCGAGGTGGTCATCCTCAATCCGAACGCCATGGCGATCACCGGCGAGAACGGTTTCGTCCCCGAATACTCCTACAACATCACCGAGGAGTATGACGGGGAGCAGGTCATCGCCGCCTTCGGCGCCCGGGTCCGTATGATGTCCTTCCCGCAGAAGCGCTTCGACGAGGAGAAGGTGAACGCCATCGTCGATTACCTGGACGGCTTCGACCCCGACGTCATCGTCGCCTTCGGCGGGTCCAACGTGGTGGCCGACCTGTTCTCCGGCGCCCGCCCGGTGATCTGCGTGCCGACCTCCTCCGGCCTGCCGCTGTCGATGGCCCGGCTGGTGCTGGGCTATGGCGAGGCCGACACCACCCAGGGCTGGCCGGCGGACATGGCGGAGCGTTTCCGGCCCTTCTCCTTCGGCTGGACCCTGCCGCCCACGGGGCCGGAGCGCCGCCGCGCCGATTTCGGCATTCCCGACGCCGGGCCGGACGGGGGACCGCTGTTCCTCGTGGTCGGCAACCGCCTGGACCAGGAGGCCGGGCCGGACTTCCTGGCGCTGGCCGATTCGCTGCTCGACCGCCTGCCGGAGGCCCGGATCGCCGTCGCCGGCGGCGTGGAGTCGCTGCCGCAGCGGCTCGCCGCCCTGCGCAACGCCGGGCGCATCCACACGCTGGGCGATGTCGATGATGTGCGGGCGCTGCACCGCCTCGCCACCGCCTACCTGAACCCCCGCCGCCAGGGCGGCGGCGGCAGCGCGGCCTTCGCGCTGGCCGACGGGGTTCCGGTGGTGACCGTCGCGGCGGGCGACGTGGCGACCGTGGCCGGTCCGGCCTTCACCGTGGCCGACGACGCGGCCTTCCTGGACCGCGCCGCCGCGTTGGCGAGCGATCCGGCCTTCCGCGACCGGCAGTCGGCCGAGGCCCGCGCCCGCTTCGCCGCGGCCGGCGACCGCCGCGCGTCGGTGGAAAAGCTGCTCGCCTACGCGCTCGAAGCCCAGACGGCGTAA